The sequence below is a genomic window from Armatimonadota bacterium.
ACGCCGTCAACGAGCAACTGACGATCTCCATGAGCGAGTTCGGATTCCAAATCCGCAACGCGCTGGTGAACGAAGTTCGTCCCGCCGAAGAGGTCGTTCGCGCCATGAACGCCGTTCAGGCTTCGGAGAACGAGAAGGTCGCAGCCAAGAACCAAGGTGAAGCCCAAAAGTTCCGCACCGTTCTCCACGCTGAAGCCGAAGCCGAAGCCAAGCGCCTGCAAGGCGAAGGTATCGCTGCCCAGCGCGAAGCCATCGTGCGCGGCCTGTCCATTTCAGTGGAAAGCCTCAAGACCGCCATGCCTGGCGCCGATCCCCAAACCCTGATGAACCTTGTGCTCATCAACCAGTATTTCGACGCCATGCGCGATATCTCGCAGGGTGAAAAGGCCAAGGTCATCTTCGTCCCCTCTGGACCAGGTGCTTACCGAGAAATCAGCGACCAGCTCTTCCAGTCGTTCATCAATGCCGCCGAGGCGAGTTCGCCCGTACCAGTCGCGGCCAAGAAACCTACGAAGGCAAACGAACCGCCTCCCATCCAATAACCAAAAAGGGGACCGCAATCTGCGCTCCCCTCTTTCTCTCTTACTGGCAAGAGATGTTTACTTCTTTCGTCGTCGAAGCAAGGCTACCGCGCCCAGACCGAGGACGGCGAAGGAAGCCGGTTCTGGAACCGGACTGCCAACCGTGAACTCAAGAACATCGAACGTTCCTGCCGGGTGGCTGCCAGCGTAAACCGATGTCCCATTGACATTGACGTTCATATTGCCCGTCGCATTGCCCGCGAAAGCAAAGCCGTTCGCAAACGTGCTGTTGTAGCCACCGGCCACAATGTAATAGTCCCCGTCTGCCAGGACGCCCGGAGTCAAAAGGCTGAGCGTTCCCGTGCCTCCATCGTCATCGTTGCCCAAAAGCGTTCCTGTCGACGTGTACAGAGCCAATTCGGTATCGAAGCTCGACGATTCGGTATCGATCGTAAAGTCCGTACCGGAAGAGTAGTTGCCGATGTTGATGATCGACGGACCACGGCTAAAGGTGAACGAAACGTTGTTCCAGGTCGAGTCCGGTCCAGCCCCATCATCAAAATACTCGTACGATTCGAATCCAAAGGTATCACCCGCGTTTGCCCACACGAGCGCTGAAGAATCTTTGGTAACAGAGATCGTGCCGCTATACGAACTTGTTGTACTGGGCTGAAATGACTGTGAGAACCCTGTGTTGAGATTCGAAATGTTCCAGCGAGCTTCGCTGGCATAGGTGCCTGAAATGACCTTCGTCAGATCTCCAGAGAAGCTAATATTGCCGAACAATGTTGTTGCGCCTGTGTAGGTCCCTGTGAAGTATCCGTTTCCTGCCGTCCCAATAGCCCCGACCGAGTCCAAAGGACCCGCATTCGAGACAGTAAAGTCGGCGAACGAGTAACTCGCAGAGAAGCCCAAGACAAGCATCGTGGTTAGCGATCTGCTTATTTTCATGTGTGCTCCAAAAAGAATGAGGCAAGTCCCCACGCTGGAACTCAAGCCGCTCGTATTTTTAACATGTTTAAGGAATGCCCGCAACCCGAAATCCCCCTTTTCACCCAGTATTTTTACCGTAAATAGAATTTCGTAAGAATCAGGACATTACCACGAACACAATAAAAGACCATTTGAAGTGTCTTGAATTCAGCGTGACCGTACTTCTACCAGGGCAATTCTCATACAATTTCCTAACTCCAAGCACTGCTCTATCGCCAATTCCCGCGACATTCTTTTTCGCACCGAAAAAGAGTTTGAACGATTCCCATGTTAAGGCGCACCCACGTTCTGTATGATGCTAGTTGTCCAACAACAGGCGGCCCCAAAGGTGGAAAAGCTGGATATTGCCCAACTTGCCAAGCAGCACTACGACCGTGTGTTTCGGTTCTGCTCGACGCGAGTGGGATACCACCACGCCGGAGACGCCGCCCAAGAAACCTTTCTGACGGCTCAGCGCAACCTTGCCAAATTCCGCGGCGAAAGCCAACCCCTCACCTGGCTGATCGGCATCGCGCTGAACGAATGTCGGCGCGTCAACCGCAACCTATCGCGCACCGAGCCACTCCCCGAGTTCAAGGATGAGACGTCCCAGGAATCCCAACTAATCAACCGCGAATTCCTGCGCATCGCTCTCTCCAAGCTCTCGGACGAGCACCGCGAGGTCGTCACCCTCCACGAGATCGACGGCTTCACCTACGAAGAGATCGCCCAAATCACCGGCGTCCCCGTCGGTACGGTCAAGAGCCGCCTCTTCCACGCCTTCACCAACCTGCGAAAGTCCATCTATTCGCCCGAAACCCAGCCTCAAACGGAGGTTCAGTAAATGGAAAACATCAAGAGCTACCTGGACGGCGAACTCGACCTCGCCCAGCAGACGGAAGTCGAAACCCACCTTCGAAACGATTCCCAACTGCAGAAAATGGTCGAAGACTTCAAGACGATTTCAGACACCCTTCGCACCGCCGATGCGGGCGAGCCCTACGGCTTCGACAAGCTTCAAGAGCGCTTGCAGAAGTCGGGGGCCGACCGAAAGAAGGAGACCCAGAAGATTTGGCGCATTGCCACCTATCTCAGTCTCGGCATGGGCTCACTGATCGTCGCCGCCATGATCTTCCCTGTCTTTGCCCAGTCTAAGGTTGCGGCAAAAGCGTCGAGCGAAAAGAGCGATGTGACGGCATCGGCCGCCAAACAAATGACGGAGAAGTCCAGGCTCAGCGCACAGTACCAGAACCCTGTTAACGGGGCCGCTCCCACGATGGCTGGCAAAGCACCCATGAGCCCCGGGGACAGCACCACCGATTCGCCTGCTTTGAGTGAGTCGAATGGCGTATCCGGTCTGAGTCGCTACAGTGGCGGCGGCCTCCCGGGCGATGCCGAAGCAGATAAGGCCGTTGACGGCGCTTCAATCAAGGGCATGCCCGAACAAATGAGCCAAGCCAAGGGATCAGGCTATATCCCCGCCGACTCCATGAAGAAGGCGGCCGAACCCGAAACTCCGTTCAAGTCCCAAATGCGCGACATTCGCGATAAGACTGCCAACGCGCCTGTCACCCTCAACGACACACCCCACGGCATCTACCTCGAGCGCACCGGCGAAATCCGCCTCCAGGTGGAAGACCTGCTCCGCTCGGTCGACGAAGTGACTGGCATGGTCCAAGGCTTCGACGGATTTGTGGTCAACAACCAGATGCAGAACACCGAGGACGGCGGCTCCGCCAACATGGTCGTTCGCGTCCCTACCAAGAACTACAGCGGCGCGATGAACAAGCTCCGCAACATGGGCAAGGTCCTCTCCGAAAGTGGCGCGAGCCAGGACATCACCAGCGAAACCGTCGACAGTTCCACCCGAATGATCTCGTGGGCCGACGAAGAGGATCGCCTGGTCAAGGCAATGGACAAGGCCAAAACGGAGCATGAGAAGAACGTATTGCGACGTGAGATCGCCGAGGTCCGAGTCAACCTGAACGCTTACCGAGCCCAAGTCAAGAGCCTCACCGAGCGTTCGCAGTACAGCACCATCACGGTGGACCTTCTGCGTGGCGACAAGGCCGATCAAGCCGGTGGAAGCACGAGCAGTAACTGGTCCGGCAATGCGTTCAAAGACGCTAAGAGCGGCCTCGGTTCCGTCGGACAAGTCCTCGGCGTGGTCTGCATCTACGCCCTGGTCTTCACTCCGGTCTGGCTTCCCTTCGCCATCGCCGCCTACATCGTCCGCAAGAAGAATCTTAGCTAGGTCTCTGCGAACCCTCAATGCCCCGACCCAAGTTCCTAGGGCGGGGCTTCTTCTTGCTCGCACCGGTAGTAACATAGCGATACCGTGGACAAAATCCCGATCCTCCTCGACACCGACCCAGGCAACGACATCGACGACGCCCTGGCCATCAGCTACCTTCTCAGCAAGCCGGAATGCGACCTTTTGGGGATCACCACGGTTACCGGCCCCGTCGATCAGCGAGCGGCCATCGCCGAAGTCCTGTGCTCCGCCGCTGGTCGAAAAGACGTTCCCATCCATTGCGGCCGCTCCGACGTGCTCGCCTACGGCCAGGGCCAGCCCTGGTGTGCCCAGTACGAACCCATCAAAGACCTGCCTCACAAACTCGACCGAAAGCAGGACGAAGCCGTCGACTTCCTTCGCCAAACCATCCGCTCCCGCCCTGGCGAGATCACCCTGCTTAGCATCGGCCCGTTCCCCAATGTCGCTCTGCTCTTCGCTCTTGATCCCGAAATCCCGTTCCTGCTCAAGGAGTTCGTCTCCATGGCTGGCGTCTTTCACCTCGACTTCGATACCGAATGGAACTGCGTATGCGACCCCGTCGCCACCGCCATGGTCGCCCACGCCAAACGGCGACGCCACTACTGGGTCGGGCTCGACGTCACCCTTCAATGCCAAATGGAGAAAGCCGAATGCGAAAAGCACTTCAAGGGCCCCCTGCTGGAGTTGGTGCTAAAGATGGCCACCAAGTGGTTCGAGCGTGAGGGCAAAATCACGTTCCACGACCCTCTCGCGGCCGCCTCGATCTTCAACCCCGGCTTACTCACCTTCGAGCAAGGCAAAGTCGCTGCAAATCCCGAGAAGGGTCAAACCAAATTCGCCGCTGGCGAAGGCACCGATTTTGTCGCCAGCAAAGTCGATTCCGCCAAGTTTTTCGAGGAATACTTCACCGTCGTCAAATGAGCGCACTTCACGAGATTCAAGGGATTCAAACCGCCCATCGCCGCCGAATGCTCGAAACATGGAGCATTCCAGCGGGATCAAAAGTGCTCGAGGTTGGATGCGGGCAAGGCGATATGACCGCTGTGCTCATGGAAGCCGTCGGCCCAGACGGACACGTCACTGCCGTCGACCTTGCTTCGCCGACCTACGGCGCTCCAGAGACCCTTGCCGAAGCGACGGAGAAGATTCAAAACTCTCCTATCGGCGACCGAGTCGACTTTCACTTCGAATGCGACATCCGAAGGGCTGACTTCCCCGAAAACTCCTTCGATGTCGCCGTCATGGCGATGTCGTCCTGGTACTTCGCTTCCCAACAAGAACTGGTCGAAACCCTCCAAGCGCTTCGCCGTCTCTCACCACGCCTCGCCTTCGCCGAATGGGATCTCCACCTCCACTCAAGCGATCAATTGGGTCACTTCACGGCAGTGCAAATCCAAGAAATGATCGAGTCCGCCAAACCCGAAAGTCAGGCCAACATCCGTACCCCGCTCACCCAAGATCAATTGAAAAGCCTTCTGCCCCGCTCAGGCTGGACGCTCGATAGCGAGTCGCTTGTCGATTCTCCCGACCTTCAGGACGCCGACTGGGAGATCGCCCACACCCAAAAACACTCAATCCTCGAAGCCGAGGACCTCGTCATCAACAACGAACAGAGATCGATGCTGAATCGCGACATCGCACGTCTTCGCGAGGTCGCCAAGCCGAACGGCAATCGTCCCCTCTTCGTGTACTCGTTAACCGCCGTTCATGGCCCGCTGCATGATGGCCGCGTTGGTTGAGTCCTGATCGTCGCTGGACATCTTGTCGAACTCCAGCGGAGTATTCACGCCAAAAACCTGCCCCGATTCATCCGTAATCTCGATTTTCTTGTCCGAAACTCGCTTCAGGTCGAACGGAAACTTGGCATTTGGGTCCGCCGAATAGTTGTGACCTTTCATCGTCGCCTTGCCGGCATCGACGGTCAGCTTGTCACCCTGCAAATCGCCCGGAGCCTGCATGTCCTGCCGAGTTCCAAAAAGGTTGACGGAGTTATCCTGGTAAATCTCCATCACCATGTAGTTGTCCTTCGACTTTCCCGTCCGCCAGTAGCCCTTGTACGTCGGCTTCACCGCCGTAAGGTCTGGCGGCTCGCCGCAACCAACAACAACCGAAAGGACCAAGACCACCAACGCAACCCGACGCATGGTGCATTATAACGCGGTCAAAGGCTAGCGGTTGGCAGTTCTCCGCGTCTTTCTTCGAACCAGAAGTGCCGCAGTCCCTAAGCCCAAAATTGCAAACGACGCAGGTTCAGGCACCATGCCATATTGTCCGATGATATTGACGTTCGTCCCCAGTCCAGAGCCGGTGCCACGCCCAATCACCCAGCCCATGGAGGCGCTTTGCCCTTTCACCGAAATCCCGCTATCGAGAATGTTATTCCGGTCCAGAACCGAGTAGCTGGGAAGGTTAGTAAGGTACCCATCTGCGTCTCTCCTAGCCGCATACCCGTCATCCGTCAAACCCAGGATGATTTCACCAGAATTGACCGCGCTTGCATTTGCCGAAGCGTAATAGGCCTCGCGAGAAACGACATAGGGTGCGGCTCCGCTGGATGGAACCACATAGTCGCGATTGAACCAGGAGGAGGCACCGCCGCCATAATTCTGTAGGCTAAGCATCTCGTAAACAGCGCTTCCCGACGGGGTCTCAGCGTACTGAATTTCAGTCTGACCTTGTGCAAGGGCACCAGAAGGAAAGGCAATATCCGAAGTGGTGCCATCCCCATAGACT
It includes:
- a CDS encoding PEP-CTERM sorting domain-containing protein — its product is MKISRSLTTMLVLGFSASYSFADFTVSNAGPLDSVGAIGTAGNGYFTGTYTGATTLFGNISFSGDLTKVISGTYASEARWNISNLNTGFSQSFQPSTTSSYSGTISVTKDSSALVWANAGDTFGFESYEYFDDGAGPDSTWNNVSFTFSRGPSIINIGNYSSGTDFTIDTESSSFDTELALYTSTGTLLGNDDDGGTGTLSLLTPGVLADGDYYIVAGGYNSTFANGFAFAGNATGNMNVNVNGTSVYAGSHPAGTFDVLEFTVGSPVPEPASFAVLGLGAVALLRRRKK
- a CDS encoding sigma-70 family RNA polymerase sigma factor, producing the protein MMLVVQQQAAPKVEKLDIAQLAKQHYDRVFRFCSTRVGYHHAGDAAQETFLTAQRNLAKFRGESQPLTWLIGIALNECRRVNRNLSRTEPLPEFKDETSQESQLINREFLRIALSKLSDEHREVVTLHEIDGFTYEEIAQITGVPVGTVKSRLFHAFTNLRKSIYSPETQPQTEVQ
- a CDS encoding DUF4349 domain-containing protein, producing MENIKSYLDGELDLAQQTEVETHLRNDSQLQKMVEDFKTISDTLRTADAGEPYGFDKLQERLQKSGADRKKETQKIWRIATYLSLGMGSLIVAAMIFPVFAQSKVAAKASSEKSDVTASAAKQMTEKSRLSAQYQNPVNGAAPTMAGKAPMSPGDSTTDSPALSESNGVSGLSRYSGGGLPGDAEADKAVDGASIKGMPEQMSQAKGSGYIPADSMKKAAEPETPFKSQMRDIRDKTANAPVTLNDTPHGIYLERTGEIRLQVEDLLRSVDEVTGMVQGFDGFVVNNQMQNTEDGGSANMVVRVPTKNYSGAMNKLRNMGKVLSESGASQDITSETVDSSTRMISWADEEDRLVKAMDKAKTEHEKNVLRREIAEVRVNLNAYRAQVKSLTERSQYSTITVDLLRGDKADQAGGSTSSNWSGNAFKDAKSGLGSVGQVLGVVCIYALVFTPVWLPFAIAAYIVRKKNLS
- a CDS encoding nucleoside hydrolase, giving the protein MDKIPILLDTDPGNDIDDALAISYLLSKPECDLLGITTVTGPVDQRAAIAEVLCSAAGRKDVPIHCGRSDVLAYGQGQPWCAQYEPIKDLPHKLDRKQDEAVDFLRQTIRSRPGEITLLSIGPFPNVALLFALDPEIPFLLKEFVSMAGVFHLDFDTEWNCVCDPVATAMVAHAKRRRHYWVGLDVTLQCQMEKAECEKHFKGPLLELVLKMATKWFEREGKITFHDPLAAASIFNPGLLTFEQGKVAANPEKGQTKFAAGEGTDFVASKVDSAKFFEEYFTVVK
- a CDS encoding methyltransferase domain-containing protein, translated to MSALHEIQGIQTAHRRRMLETWSIPAGSKVLEVGCGQGDMTAVLMEAVGPDGHVTAVDLASPTYGAPETLAEATEKIQNSPIGDRVDFHFECDIRRADFPENSFDVAVMAMSSWYFASQQELVETLQALRRLSPRLAFAEWDLHLHSSDQLGHFTAVQIQEMIESAKPESQANIRTPLTQDQLKSLLPRSGWTLDSESLVDSPDLQDADWEIAHTQKHSILEAEDLVINNEQRSMLNRDIARLREVAKPNGNRPLFVYSLTAVHGPLHDGRVG
- a CDS encoding PEP-CTERM sorting domain-containing protein codes for the protein MVKVAFSFALGVAVSSAYAQSFKFTEIVSDDPFTMNSVNDRGDVVGVLTHADGTKTGTVYNSATGFHNLGITDDDQVFGKLTQSGSVYSRLYSQFASGPYYRTSLDGTRSQIDFTNGGAISFHGQMQAPLVSDDDRLVLNDDTDFYIWTPTTGTTYFAPKSGPGISNIFGFGNNGTLLANGPGKILRVYGDGTTSDIAFPSGALAQGQTEIQYAETPSGSAVYEMLSLQNYGGGASSWFNRDYVVPSSGAAPYVVSREAYYASANASAVNSGEIILGLTDDGYAARRDADGYLTNLPSYSVLDRNNILDSGISVKGQSASMGWVIGRGTGSGLGTNVNIIGQYGMVPEPASFAILGLGTAALLVRRKTRRTANR